Proteins from one Megalopta genalis isolate 19385.01 chromosome 1, iyMegGena1_principal, whole genome shotgun sequence genomic window:
- the LOC117223206 gene encoding uncharacterized protein LOC117223206 produces the protein MSETEDIRGVVESNDFHSIIEAESGRSSSVDYLDTYEDVPKESKEVSEESNCEEFKEDKVSFVETVKKPFEQERFTQPARSTPETTVAVVDATGTTGASDATVASSAVEEEQPVAEEVGAVESGDGQPTETSAVGEWNSLPVLVERLRTALEHSLASSGSGQETEEPPQPVPEDSGVDSEEDFRLRNSMERVLVDCKEPELRKDLKFLEDLLLSDIETALSRLRETLERIDVAALAKNGAASDPTSKLHLLGLVSSLLSRLQGPEEKEKQPEKQPLPSATVVLPSTSSSRRRRGTRHTIGVSAEELAKARKWLEEERSHFAQLEDVLPVKEKETGGSEAAASLEKKPEEVREKCIKDAINQRQVLEDKNKVIRESYKVPQPEEPSEAVQTQYNGYQANCENTAQSNEENDERSRVSQLAAVLRQRAELASSRYPPPNKFTAKKSKIKRANTIDIPSYLKLQAESLGRESTGCVSLRRPINVGDKASLNAGSAVPTLQPRTENDRKFLALINKNNEAPVNTAVPYKPFGFTKTTDMSSLANKNWNSRFSNIKTAFDKPTGPEERENKPSLKDRANRMFPGAAQSPAYPTDSDPRSSYNPPTMKDSGGGGGGFRHAPSSPFRKIEKSPVSPSKVPPSYHWPKSAPVPTSTLKEKARLMFDNAPTKTRPEAEHHERPALPRPPWLDQDRSQNKNGPITENGRIDYKSFCKQFAPFVGKSTVDTRKFESPRKFESPRIREAGVVDGKISFKIPVSQTPPRIQQYPVDRREAKDNKVPPKNTFETIKSAGYGEREPPKPHFADATLRGSSSVAVQTGINDDHQDEGRSFRVAPRIAKGSTACSNAAVQTTDLEKPSVPVTSNVDVDKQWKPIPDRESNVYRPDPQRFVLDHNQNYRTVSDDPSVLNPRQTFGEQAYRDTVHQESGQSNRNQPNNPAEPVKKNPRFDLESYRKEDTEDRAYSFVSPSLSNYNQPEEVPEKTTEWPVNDSPFVDDQNIQNQDISPDVGVVTRYTCAIATVASSVDSPEPRSEELLLDSRASSSPSPSQWSSRSRPATSEAATPEDEIRRHNLLQQSLVRRLQNEITSLNNEPLQYPPNLGQSAISASQPKIQLESYENQLVQSYQRSYNQYTGSSQPGSTSPAHQQSFGQSSSSNQSGTIAPVHQQALGQPSNSSQSGSIPPVHQQGINQSSSLSQSESISPVHQQDISQSSSSNQSGSIPPVHQQAFNQPPIIGRPSIPQTQPHSFSQLANFDQPAGAQPSKYGKYLTPVPQKKPEPSRSHSPVTSVTSISANRVGALREAYELSPSSQTKPIQKERSPIPNGATIDSSDEYLVSCATKPSRSIVLSKSESWHQLALSTGYPRAPRVNAPAASVSKLSPHPKPPKPRSPSSQKLRSKQFEASSMADSVKKMEDKIRQYFDSPMEPVEVREHHSRSRRSPRTLHKTMVGLSRSRTMPGIVDERLKLVIKSDQQAPLLNVNTADVDKVFDDLFEEATRSDGRHQC, from the exons ATGTCGGAGACGGAAG ATATTCGAGGCGTGGTGGAGAGCAATGATTTCCACAGTATCATCGAGGCGGAGAGCGGCAGGTCCAGTTCCGTTGACTATTTAGACACTTACGAGGACGTGCCGAAGGAGTCGAAGGAGGTGTCCGAGGAGAGCAACTGCGAGGAGTTCAAAGAGGACAAGGTGTCGTTCGTGGAGACCGTGAAGAAGCCCTTCGAGCAAGAGAGGTTCACACAACCAG CGCGTTCGACGCCGGAAACAACCGTAGCGGTCGTCGACGCGACCGGCACGACCGGCGCGAGCGACGCGACGGTCGCTAGCTCGGCAGTCGAAGAGGAGCAGCCGGTCGCCGAAGAAGTAGGGGCGGTGGAAAGCGGTGATGGACAGCCGACGGAGACCTCGGCAGTCGGTGAGTGGAATTCGTTGCCGGTGCTGGTAGAGCGTCTGCGGACAGCGCTCGAGCACTCGCTGGCCTCGTCGGGGAGCGGTCAGGAGACCGAGGAGCCTCCTCAGCCGGTGCCGGAGGACTCCGGCGTGGACTCTGAGGAGGACTTCCGGCTGCGGAATTCGATGGAAAGGGTGCTGGTCGACTGCAAGGAACCGGAGCTACGGAAGGACCTGAAGTTCCTCGAGGACCTGTTGCTGTCTGACATCGAGACCGCGTTGTCGCGGCTTCGCGAGACCTTGGAGCGAATCGACGTCGCAGCACTAGCGAAGAACGGCGCCGCCTCAGACCCCACCAGCAAGCTGCACCTGTTGGGCCTGGTGTCCAGCCTGTTGTCCAGACTGCAGGGGCCCGAGGAGAAAGAGAAGCAGCCGGAGAAACAGCCGTTGCCCTCGGCGACCGTGGTGCTACCGTCCACGTCCTCCAGCAGGCGGCGCAGAGGGACCAGACACACCATCGGCGTCTCCGCCGAGGAGCTAGCGAAAGCAAGGAAGTGGCTGGAGGAGGAGAGGAGTCACTTTGCGCAGTTGGAGGATGTTTTGCCGGTGAAAGAGAAGGAGACTGGTGGCAGCGAGGCTGCTGCGAGCCTGGAGAAGAAGCCCGAGGAGGTTCGGGAGAAGTGCATCAAGGACGCCATCAACCAACGTCAGGTGCTGGAGGACAAGAACAAGGTGATCAGGGAGAGTTACAAGGTGCCGCAGCCGGAGGAGCCGAGCGAGGCTGTACAGACTCAATACAACGGCTACCAAGCGAACTGCGAGAATACCGCGCAGAGCAACGAGGAGAACGACGAGAGAAGTCGCGTGAGCCAGCTAGCGGCTGTTCTCAGACAGCGCGCGGAGTTAGCTTCCAGCAGGTATCCTCCGCCTAACAAGTTCACCGCGAAGAAGTCGAAGATCAAACGAGCGAACACTATAGACATACCCAGCTACCTGAAGCTGCAGGCGGAGAGTCTCGGCCGCGAGAGCACCGGTTGCGTCTCCCTAAGGCGGCCCATCAACGTGGGGGACAAGGCTAGCCTGAACGCCGGCAGCGCGGTGCCGACGTTGCAGCCGAGAACGGAGAACGACAGGAAGTTCCTGGCGttgatcaacaaaaacaacgaggcGCCGGTGAACACAGCGGTCCCGTACAAGCCGTTCGGGTTCACGAAGACGACGGACATGTCCTCGCTGGCGAACAAGAACTGGAACAGCAGGTTCTCGAACATCAAGACGGCCTTCGACAAGCCGACCGGTCCCGAGGAGAGGGAGAACAAGCCCTCCTTGAAGGACAGGGCCAACAGGATGTTCCCGGGAGCAGCGCAGAGTCCGGCTTACCCGACGGACTCGGATCCGAGGTCGAGCTACAACCCGCCAACGATGAAGGAcagtggcggcggcggcggcggcttcaGGCACGCGCCGTCCTCGCCGTTCAGGAAGATCGAGAAGTCGCCCGTGTCGCCGTCCAAGGTCCCACCGTCCTATCACTGGCCGAAGAGCGCTCCGGTGCCGACGAGCACCTTGAAAGAAAAGGCGAGGTTGATGTTCGACAACGCTCCGACGAAAACCAGGCCCGAGGCGGAGCATCATGAGAGGCCCGCCTTGCCGAGACCGCCCTGGCTCGATCAGGACAGGAGCCAGAACAAAAACGGGCCGATCACGGAGAACGGCAGGATCGACTATAAGTCATTTTGCAAGCAGTTCGCTCCCTTCGTCGGCAAGAGCACCGTGGACACGaggaagttcgagagcccgaggaagttcgagagcccgcggATCCGAGAAGCCGGCGTGGTGGACGGCAAGATATCCTTCAAGATCCCCGTCAGCCAGACACCTCCGAGGATCCAGCAGTATCCTGTCGATCGTCGCGAAGCCAAAGATAATAAAGTTCCTCCTAAGAACACGTTCGAGACGATCAAATCGGCTGGCTACGGCGAGAGGGAACCACCGAAGCCACACTTCGCCGATGCTACCTTAAGAGGCAGCTCCTCGGTGGCCGTACAGACAGGGATCAACGACGACCACCAGGACGAAGGACGGTCCTTCAGGGTGGCGCCGAGGATCGCGAAGGGGTCCACGGCTTGCAGCAACGCTGCCGTTCAAACCACCGATTTGGAGAAGCCGAGTGTGCCAGTGACGAGCAACGTGGACGTCGACAAGCAGTGGAAGCCTATCCCCGATCGAGAATCCAACGTTTACCGTCCTGATCCTCAAAGGTTCGTTCTGGACCACAATCAGAACTATCGTACAGTTTCGGACGACCCTTCTGTGTTGAATCCTCGCCAAACATTCGGTGAACAAGCCTACAGAGACACCGTGCATCAGGAATCTGGCCAAAGTAATCGGAATCAGCCTAACAATCCCGCTGAACCAGTGAAGAAGAATCCGAGATTCGACTTGGAGAGTTACCGGAAGGAAGACACCGAGGATCGCGCGTACTCCTTCGTTTCTCCAAGCTTGTCAAACTACAATCAACCGGAAGAGGTACCGGAGAAGACAACCGAATGGCCTGTGAACGACTCTCCGTTCGTAGACGATCAGAACATCCAGAACCAGGACATCAGTCCCGATGTCGGAGTGGTGACGAGATACACCTGCGCGATCGCTACCGTCGCCTCCTCCGTCGACAGTCCCGAGCCTCGCTCCGAGGAACTGTTGCTTGACTCTAGAGCTTCCTCATCACCTTCACCGTCCCAGTGGTCTTCCAGGTCGAGACCAGCCACCAGCGAGGCCGCCACTCCCGAGGACGAGATCCGCAGACATAATCTGCTGCAGCAGAGCCTGGTCCGGCGGTTGCAGAACGAGATCACGTCCTTGAACAACGAACCCCTTCAGTATCCACCGAACCTCGGTCAGTCAGCCATCAGCGCTAGTCAGCCTAAGATTCAGTTGGAGAGCTACGAGAATCAGCTCGTTCAGAGCTACCAACGCAGCTACAACCAGTACACCGGTTCTAGTCAGCCAGGGAGCACATCTCCAGCTCATCAGCAAAGCTTCGGTCAGTCTTCTAGCTCGAATCAATCCGGAACAATCGCTCCAGTCCATCAGCAAGCGTTAGGTCAACCTTCTAACTCGAGTCAATCCGGAAGCATCCCTCCGGTCCACCAACAAGGTATAAACCAGTCTTCCAGCTTGAGTCAATCCGAAAGCATTTCTCCGGTCCATCAACAAGATATAAGCCAGTCTTCCAGCTCGAATCAATCCGGAAGCATCCCTCCGGTCCATCAACAAGCCTTCAACCAACCTCCCATCATCGGCCGACCTTCGATTCCTCAGACTCAGCCGCACAGCTTCAGCCAGCTAGCGAACTTCGACCAGCCGGCAGGTGCTCAGCCGTCCAAGTACGGCAAGTACCTGACCCCAGTTCCCCAGAAGAAACCGGAGCCCTCGAGGTCCCATTCGCCGGTGACTTCGGTGACCTCGATATCGGCGAACCGAGTCGGTGCGCTCAGGGAAGCCTACGAGTTATCGCCGAGCAGCCAAACAAAGCCGATCCAGAAGGAACGCTCTCCGATCCCGAATGGAGCGACGATCGACTCCAGCGACGAATATCTGGTCTCCTGCGCGACCAAGCCTTCAAGGTCCATCGTTCTGTCCAAGTCAGAGTCGTGGCACCAATTGGCCCTATCGACCGGCTACCCGCGTGCTCCTCGAGTGAACGCGCCGGCAGCCTCCGTCTCGAAGCTCTCGCCACACCCTAAGCCACCAAAGCCGAGGTCACCGTCATCCCAGAAACTGCGATCGAAGCAGTTCGAGGCATCCTCGATGGCCGACAGCGTGAAGAAGATGGAGGACAAGATCAGACAGTACTTTGACAGTCCGATGGAGCCAGTCGAGGTCAGGGAGCACCATTCGCGGAGCAGGCGATCGCCGAGGACTCTGCACAAGACCATGGTCGGGCTGTCCCGGAGCAGAACGATGCCGGGTATAGTGGACGAGAGGCTCAAGCTGGTGATCAAGAGCGATCAACAAGCGCCGCTGTTGAACGTGAACACGGCGGACGTCGACAAGGTGTTCGACGATCTGTTCGAAGAGGCGACCAGGTCCGACGGCCGTCATCAATGCTGA
- the mol gene encoding dual oxidase maturation factor 1 mol, giving the protein MKGWFDAFRIDGGPTLYSYNNRTPVTGDVPLVIVFVIFGTIFTAFLVIFPGIRKERLSTFLTVTLSLFVGASIQVAQYGSSWHTSSATVVSTYSAYSGQKTTAEIGGYIGLMHINITYRLLPSSEHPMDDVEYNERFWWRSTGEMTSAFKQALNQGAPFPIVSLAEYFSLHQEGFSWGSKYRQAGYYASLMLWTSFASWTLMNLLLVVVPRYGAYGMISTGICMLLTNLIYWALLPCEPLIAHVDGSILAFNLGWNYWLILLSGIGCLFVGAVITAIDMIFPHQFSTILEVDYDTPYDRHVIIEESFDTRNIRRRLPKIEDSFGDRIISQLSSKLQSRHDAKEDTQGVINRGYTSHESSDFQHEDTTKNNWSYPFPSSSRRTING; this is encoded by the exons ATGAAGGGATGGTTCGACGCGTTCCGCATCGACGGCGGGCCGACGTTGTACAGCTACAACAACAGGACACCCGTCACCGGCGACGTACCCCTTGTGATCGTGTTCGTGATTTTCGGCACGATCTTCACCGCGTTCCTAGTCATTTTCCCTGGGATTCGTAAGGAG AGATTGAGCACGTTTCTCACGGTGACCTTGAGCCTCTTCGTCGGTGCCTCGATACAAG TCGCGCAGTATGGATCGTCTTGGCACACCAGCTCGGCAACAGTTGTCAGCACGTACAGTGCTTATTCCGGACAGAAGACCACCGCCGAGATCGGCGGCTACATCGGTTTGATGCACATCAACATCACTTACCGGC TACTACCAAGCAGCGAGCACCCGATGGATGACGTGGAGTACAATGAGAGATTCTGGTGGAGGAGTACTGGAGAAATGACCAGCGCTTTCAAGCAAGCGTTAAATCAGGGCGCTCCGTTTCCCATAGTTTCTTTGGCTGAATACTTCAGCCTTCACCAGGAAGGATTCTCATGGGGAAGCAAATACCGCCAGGCTGGTTACTATGCCTCTCTCATGCTTTG GACATCCTTCGCCTCTTGGACCCTGATGAATCTGTTACTGGTGGTAGTGCCACGGTACGGCGCTTACGGTATGATTTCCACCGGCATTTGCATGCTGCTAACCAATTTAATATATTGGGCATTGTTGCCATGCGAGCCGCTCATAGCTCACGTGGATGGTTCTATTCTGGCTTTTAATTTAGGATGGAACTATTGGCTGATTCTGCTATCTG GTATCGGATGCCTATTCGTCGGGGCAGTGATCACTGCGATAGATATGATATTTCCTCATCAATTCTCCACTATATTAGAGGTCGACTACGATACACCATACGATAGGCACGTGATTATAGAAGAGAGTTTCGATACTCGGAACATCAGAAGACGGTTGCCTAAGATCGAAGATTCCTTCGGCGATCGAATAATAAG TCAACTGTCGTCGAAGCTGCAGAGCAGACATGACGCCAAAGAAGACACTCAGGGTGTAATAAACCGGGGTTACACTTCGCACGAGTCTTCGGACTTTCAGCACGAAGACACGACCAAGAACAACTGGTCGTATCCGTTCCCGTCGTCCTCGCGGAGAACGATCAACGGCTGA